DNA sequence from the Sulfurimonas sediminis genome:
AAAACTGTTTCGCATCCGACATCAGATAAAACAGCCTTCATTGTAGTTATAGAGTTTTGAAGCGGTGCTTCTTTAGAGAGAAAATTCATTAAATAGTTTATCCTGGTTTTTTTATAACATTATACCTTTTTTTAAAGATTCTCTTCTAAAGCCTCTTTGTATTTTTCAAGTTTTTCTTCAAACTTTATGCTGGCGTAGGCGGGGGAGGTTGAGGGGAGCAGGATTTTTTTGACGGGCAAGTCTTTGTACTTTTTGTCAAAAATCTGTTGTGCTTTTTTTCCTGTAAACAATATGGTTTTGATGTTCGGATATTCTGTTAACAGTTTTTCAAAATCATTGACTTCTATATTTTTCAGGTTGGTATCACTGGAATTGTTTGCATCTCTTTGCAGACTTGCAGCACTGTCAAAAAGGGCTATTTTGTGCTTTTTACACAGGGCAATTTTGTCATCTTTTGTTTGTATGTCTGCATTGAAGATTTGACCAAGAATGGGCCAAAACTGGTTCCGTGGATGGGCATAGTAAAACCCCTCTTCAAAAGATTTTATACTGGGAAATGAACCGAGTATCAGTACTTTCGAGTCATCAAATATAACAGGTGCAATGGTGTGAAAATGAAGTGACTGCAATGTTTTGTCTAACTGGTAAGGTCAGCTACTATATTTTGAAGTGTTTGTTTCTCGGCTTTTTCTTCACAGCTGATACCTTTGTCTTCAAGTGATTTTATTATCATCAAAATATAAGCATCAAAGGGTTTGAGCAGCGAACTGCTTAAACCTGTTCCTGACTCAATACTCTGAGGAATAATTGCAAGAAGTGTGACCTTTGGTAAAGTTTCTCCTTGCCTCTCAAGCAAATTAAGACACCCGAGTACTCCGGTTTCGTCATCATCTTCATTTGTGCTGAAACTGCGAAAGGTCTCCATAGGAAACTGATACATTGAACCTGGAGCATCCTCAATTGTGATGACATCAAGGACAATTATTTCCTGATATTCCATAAATACATTGAGTAGTTTTTTTCTTGCAACATCGCCGTGAATGATATCCACTTCGGGTTGAAAACTGTAATTGGACTCCAGATATCTACTCGCATATAAAGCGATACCTTCATCTTTGTGTGATGTATTTCCGATACTTAAAATAGCAATTTGTTTTTTATTCATGCCGCATTCTAACAAAATTTTTTACTTACAAAATAAAGAAATTGAAATAAGTGAAGTTTTTTATGCAAATGCCTATTTCTTCCCAAAAAACTTATAATAAAAATCCTTCACAAAACGCATTTTTGTTCGGCTTAAAACGAGGTTGCCACTCTTTATTTTACCGCTTGTGACTGTAGTGCCTGCTGCTATCATTACATTATCTTCTATAGTAATAGGGGCTACAAGCTGCGAATCACTGCCGATGAAGACATTTTTGCCGATGCGTGTTTTATATTTTTTGACACCGTCATAGTTACATGTAATGGTTCCCGCACCTATATTTGTGCCTTCGTCAATCTCGGCATCACCCAAATAGCTTAAATGTCCGGCTTTTACCCCTTTGAGGGTTGATTTTTTTACTTCAACAAAATTTCCGATGTGTGTATCTTCTATATGACTCAGCGGTCTAAGATGTGCCATCGGTCCGCAGTCCGAGTTTTTCAGGGTACTCTCTTCTACAACGCTGCCGGCTTTTATGTGGGAGTTGATGATTTTGCTTTTTCCGGTAATGCGACAGCCGTTTTCAACAATGCACTCTCCCCCAAAAACAACATCTTCTTCTATGTAAATTGTTGCTGGCAGCTGCATAGTTACCCCTGCATTCATCCATTTTGTACGGATTCTGTTTTGCATAATCTCTTCAGTGTCTGCGAGGTCTTTTTTGGAGTTTACCCCTTTGAAGTGTTCTTCATCAACAAGCAAAGGCACAATGCTCGACTCATCTTCGTTTGCCATTGCAATAATGTCGGTAAGGTAGTACTCCTGCTGTGCGTTATCATTACTCAAATCAGGAATGTATCGCTCCAAGATGACTTTTGAAAAGGCATAAACACCGGCATTGACTGTTGTGACATTGAGTTCTGCTTCATCAGCGTCTTTTTGCTCTACTATGTACTCCACATGGTTGTTTCGTATGATGACACGACCGTATCCGTCCGGATCTTCAAGATCAAAAATACTCATGATAATGTCTGCTTCAAGCTCTAAAAATCCTTTGAGTGCATCGGCTGTAATGAGTGGCATATCTCCGTTAAGAACCAATACCTTGTCATGTTTTGGTTCTACCTGCATCATAGCTCCGCCGGTTCCCGGGTAGTTTTTGGCGTCTTGTTCGACAAAGCAGATATCATCAAAATAGCTTTGCATTGTTTCAACAACAGCCTCTTTTTGATGGGCAACCACTACGGTAATATCATCAGAAATTTTACGGGACTCTTTGATGATATGATAGAGCATTGGCTTTCCGCTAATGGTGTGTAAGACCTTTGCTTTGGAAGATTTCATACGGCTGCCTTTACCGGCTGCCAAAATAACGATACTTATACTTTTTTGTTTCATGTGCATTCTTTTTTTGTTTTTATCTGCAATGTTACCATTATTTAATTATAAAGTGTATAATTTCGAACTTATTTTATGTTTACATGTAATAAGATAATTTATACTAAAGAAGATTTTCCCCTTGAAAAAAATTACACAAACACAACTCATCATCTATGTCAGTATATTCTTTGTTTTATTTGATAACTACAGCTTTTTTCACAATGTCTTGCAGGTCTATCCTATGAACTGGCACAACGCCGGATTTTTAATATCTCTGGTCGTTGTTTTAGTCTTTTTTATGATATTTCTGCTCTCTTTGTTTTGTTATAAGTATACGCTTAAACCGATTATTATTACACTGCTGTTGGTTTCATCGCTGACAAACTACTTTATGAACAGTTATCATGTGGTGATTGATGCGAGTATGATTCGCAATACACTGCAGACAAATATGCATGAATCACTGGATCTGGTAACGCTCAAACAGGTTCTGTATTTTCTGTTTTTAGGTCTTTTGCCGTCATATTTTGTTTATAAGGCAAAAATAGAGTACCGTCCTCTCAAGCAGGAGTTACTTGCGCGCTTAAAACTCATAGGAGTCTCTCTGGCGATTATTCTTGCTTCATTCTTTTTGTTCAGTAAGTTTTATACCTCCTTTGTCCGCGAACACAAGCCCTTACGCTACTCCATAAATCCTGCGTACTGGATGTACTCCATCGGAAAGTATATCAATTTGACATTTAACAGCGGTCCGCTTGTGGTAAAACCGATAGGACTTGATGCCAAAGTTGTCAATGATGACAACCGCAGCAAGCTTGTTATTATGGTGGTTGGTGAAGCAGCACGGGCGGATCATTTTAGTCTCAACGGCTACAAAAGAGAGACAAACCCTCTGCTTGCGCAAGATGATATCATAGATTTTCCAAATTTTTACTCTTGTGGTACTTCTACTGCCGCATCGGTACCCTGTATGTTTGCGAAATACGGCAAATCAGACTACAGCTACAAAAAGGGTATCAGCACGGAAAATGTGCTTGATGTGTTAAAACACACAAAAGATGTGGCTATTCTTTGGCGAGACAACAACTCTGACTCAAAAGGTGTGGCGTTGCGTGTGCCGTATGAGGATTACAAAACTCCGAAAAACAATACAATCTGTACCGATGGAGAGTGTAGAGATGTCGGAATGCTGGTCGGACTCGACAAATTTATACAAAAGAACAAAGGCAAAAATATTTTAATTGTGCTGCATCAGATGGGAAATCACGGACCTGCATACTACAAACGCTATCCGAAAGATTTTGAAAAATTTACACCTACATGTAAAACAAACCAGTTGGAAAACTGCACACAGGAAGAGATAACAAATGCCTATGACAATGCGATTTTGTATACTGACTATTTTTTAGACCAGACGATAAAATTTTTGAAAAAGTATGACAAAAAGTATGATACGGCCATGATATATATGAGTGACCACGGGGAGAGTCTTGGTGAGGGCGGTGTCTACCTGCACGGTTTGCCATACTTTATGGCACCTGATGCACAGGTGCATATCGGTGCTGTAATGTGGTTTGGCAAAAATATGGCAAAAAGGGTCAATAAAGAGGCATTAGAAAAACGAAAAGATGAAAAGTATACTCAGGATGATCTTTTTCATACATTACTGGGCATATTTAATGTAGAGACAAAAGAGTATAACAAAAAGCTGGATATTTTAAAAAATGAACATTAACCAGCAACTTGTTGTTACTTTTATAATACTCTTCTTGAGTATTATATTTTTTGGTATAACAGATGTTGATTTGAGTCTGCAAGATCAGTTTTATAATTTTTCAACACACAAATGGATTCTTTTTTGGGGTGAGCAGCCTTACAAGTTTATATTTTACGACGGTATTAAAAAACTTCTCATTGCCTTTGCTGTGAGTCTGTTGCTTGCACTCATCTTTTTTAGGAAAACAAAACTGGTCAATGACTACAAAAGAGGCATGATTATTGTCATACTCTCTGCCATTTTTGTGCCGCTTATTGCAAGTTCTATAAAAGGAGAGACAAATATGCCATGTCCCAAAGATGAAGTGAGGTACGGCGGTGTCTATCCTCGGACAGCGGTCTGGCAAAACTACACACCGGAATTTAAACTGCATCACCATAAAAGCAAATGCTGGCCTGCCGGACATGCCAGCGGTGGATTTGCGCTTTTGAGCCTGGTATTTTTATTTCACAAACGGAGAAATAAAATCATTGCCTCTGCAGTTGCTTTGACTATAGGCTGGAGTATGGGACTGTATAAAATGCTTATCGGTGATCATTTTTTCAGTCATACGGTCATTACGATGGTACTTGCATGGCTGATTATATTACTCATCGCAAAGATAGTCAATAAAATTTACTCTTTATAATAATTGTGCTATTATAATGTAATTATAAATTTTTTCGTTAAGGTTTTTGGATGGATTTAGGTACGGTCATTGGTATTGTTTTGATTATGGCTCTTTTGCTCGGGGCCATGACAATGGGTGTTGGTGTCGGT
Encoded proteins:
- a CDS encoding DNA-deoxyinosine glycosylase, which produces MQSLHFHTIAPVIFDDSKVLILGSFPSIKSFEEGFYYAHPRNQFWPILGQIFNADIQTKDDKIALCKKHKIALFDSAASLQRDANNSSDTNLKNIEVNDFEKLLTEYPNIKTILFTGKKAQQIFDKKYKDLPVKKILLPSTSPAYASIKFEEKLEKYKEALEENL
- a CDS encoding hydrogenase maturation protease, whose amino-acid sequence is MNKKQIAILSIGNTSHKDEGIALYASRYLESNYSFQPEVDIIHGDVARKKLLNVFMEYQEIIVLDVITIEDAPGSMYQFPMETFRSFSTNEDDDETGVLGCLNLLERQGETLPKVTLLAIIPQSIESGTGLSSSLLKPFDAYILMIIKSLEDKGISCEEKAEKQTLQNIVADLTS
- the glmU gene encoding bifunctional UDP-N-acetylglucosamine diphosphorylase/glucosamine-1-phosphate N-acetyltransferase GlmU, coding for MKQKSISIVILAAGKGSRMKSSKAKVLHTISGKPMLYHIIKESRKISDDITVVVAHQKEAVVETMQSYFDDICFVEQDAKNYPGTGGAMMQVEPKHDKVLVLNGDMPLITADALKGFLELEADIIMSIFDLEDPDGYGRVIIRNNHVEYIVEQKDADEAELNVTTVNAGVYAFSKVILERYIPDLSNDNAQQEYYLTDIIAMANEDESSIVPLLVDEEHFKGVNSKKDLADTEEIMQNRIRTKWMNAGVTMQLPATIYIEEDVVFGGECIVENGCRITGKSKIINSHIKAGSVVEESTLKNSDCGPMAHLRPLSHIEDTHIGNFVEVKKSTLKGVKAGHLSYLGDAEIDEGTNIGAGTITCNYDGVKKYKTRIGKNVFIGSDSQLVAPITIEDNVMIAAGTTVTSGKIKSGNLVLSRTKMRFVKDFYYKFFGKK
- a CDS encoding phosphoethanolamine transferase, which produces MKKITQTQLIIYVSIFFVLFDNYSFFHNVLQVYPMNWHNAGFLISLVVVLVFFMIFLLSLFCYKYTLKPIIITLLLVSSLTNYFMNSYHVVIDASMIRNTLQTNMHESLDLVTLKQVLYFLFLGLLPSYFVYKAKIEYRPLKQELLARLKLIGVSLAIILASFFLFSKFYTSFVREHKPLRYSINPAYWMYSIGKYINLTFNSGPLVVKPIGLDAKVVNDDNRSKLVIMVVGEAARADHFSLNGYKRETNPLLAQDDIIDFPNFYSCGTSTAASVPCMFAKYGKSDYSYKKGISTENVLDVLKHTKDVAILWRDNNSDSKGVALRVPYEDYKTPKNNTICTDGECRDVGMLVGLDKFIQKNKGKNILIVLHQMGNHGPAYYKRYPKDFEKFTPTCKTNQLENCTQEEITNAYDNAILYTDYFLDQTIKFLKKYDKKYDTAMIYMSDHGESLGEGGVYLHGLPYFMAPDAQVHIGAVMWFGKNMAKRVNKEALEKRKDEKYTQDDLFHTLLGIFNVETKEYNKKLDILKNEH
- a CDS encoding phosphatase PAP2 family protein translates to MSIIFFGITDVDLSLQDQFYNFSTHKWILFWGEQPYKFIFYDGIKKLLIAFAVSLLLALIFFRKTKLVNDYKRGMIIVILSAIFVPLIASSIKGETNMPCPKDEVRYGGVYPRTAVWQNYTPEFKLHHHKSKCWPAGHASGGFALLSLVFLFHKRRNKIIASAVALTIGWSMGLYKMLIGDHFFSHTVITMVLAWLIILLIAKIVNKIYSL